In one Vanessa tameamea isolate UH-Manoa-2023 chromosome 12, ilVanTame1 primary haplotype, whole genome shotgun sequence genomic region, the following are encoded:
- the LOC113393042 gene encoding uncharacterized protein LOC113393042 — protein MRQRRGLAIGILLVLHMSGTLSDQTSNEGGGGGGGPSPDSNNAVEPSSDQLAMESAERETPSHAYNGPPPPVPPPHNRRQNPPHHQPHHSIGMPRIPNHHQIHSKPFALGPPINHHKNEIGSGFRGPPPPPAPPADAQTSASDKVFSTTGDVWPAPAPDMPKILSLDVKCEKNAMRVFLSFDKPFFGIVFSKGHYSNHQCVHLPPNLGRTSASFEIGAHACGTAGSGDPRYRGDVAAAGTYFENVIVIQYDPQVQEVWDQARKLRCTWHDQYEKAVTFRPFPVDMLDVVRADFAGDNVGCWMQIQVGKGPWASEVSGLVKIGQTMTMVLAIKDDDAKFDMLVRDCVAHDGQRAPIQLVDRRGCVTRPKLMSRFTKIKNFGASASVLSYAHFQAFKFPDSMEVHFQCTIQICRYHCPEQCSDGGQNVIAPHAEYGPPQIDSYPVSVEIRRDERRVRRQRRATSPEKEVGVNRVIRVVSAGDLNLDPSEENTAPKVVPTPGLVCMTTPGFAVTLGALLATLICSSAMSAVLFFKLRPISKLKKKTAAIATLPRPHPTTGPHVISKSRFYS, from the exons aGCGGAACTCTCAGCGATCAAACGTCTAATGAaggcggcggcggcggaggTGGACCCAGTCCCGATTCAAACAATGCAGTAGAGCCATCTAGCGATCAACTGGCTATGGAATCAGCAGAGAGGGAAACACCGAGTCATGCATATAACGGGCCACCACCACCAGTTCCTCCTCCTCATAACAGACGGCAGAATCCACCTCATCACCAGCCACACCACTCGATAG GTATGCCAAGGATTCCCAATCATCATCAAATTCATTCGAAACCATTCGCGCTTGGTCCTCCAATTAATCATCACAAAAATGAAATTGGTTCCGGTTTTCGAGGTCCCCCACCCCCACCTGCACCTCCTGCCGACGCTCAAACTTCAGCAAGTGACAAAGTTTTTAGTACAACTGGAGATGTTTGGCCTGCACCAGCTCCTGATATGCCCAAAATATTATCACTGGAtgttaaatgtgaaaaaaatgcCATGAGAGTGTTTCTTAGTTTCGATAAACCATTCTTTGGTATAGTTTTCTCAAAGGGTCATTATTCAAATCACCAGTGTGTTCATCTTCCACCTAATCTAGGCAGAACATCAGCTTCATTCGAAATTGGTGCTCACGCCTGCGGTACAGCTGGCAGTGGAGATCCGAGATACCGTGGCGATGTAGCTGCAGCCGGAACATATTTCGAAAACGTTATAGTGATACAATACGATCCACAAGTACAAGAGGTATGGGATCAAGCACGCAAACTACGTTGTACATGGCACGATCAATATGAAAAGGCAGTTACATTCCGTCCGTTCCCAGTAGATATGTTAGATGTAGTTCGAGCTGACTTTGCCGGTGATAATGTTGGCTGCTGGATGCAAATTCAGGTCGGAAAGGGACCTTGGGCTTCGGAAGTATCCGGGCTCGTTAAGATTGGACAAACGATGACAATGGTCTTAGCAATTAAAGACGATGACGCGAAGTTCGATATGTTAGTTCGTGATTGTGTAGCCCACGATGGTCAACGCGCTCCTATACAATTAGTCGATAGGCGAGGCTGTGTAACCAGACCAAAGCTTATGTCAAGATTTACAAAGATAAAGAACTTTGGGGCAAGCGCATCAGTTTTATCATACGCACATTTCCAAGCATTCAAATTCCCAGATTCAATGGAAGTTCACTTCCAatgtacaatacaaatttgtagATACCATTGTCCCGAACAATGTTCCGATGGTGGTCAAAATGTAATTGCACCTCACGCTGAATACGGACCTCCACAAATTGACTCCTACCCAGTTAGTGTGGAAATAAGAAGGGACGAACGAAGGGTCAGAAGGCAACGTAGAGCTACATCCCCTGAAAAAGAAGTTGGCGTAAATAGAGTTATTCGTGTTGTGTCTGCTGGTGACTTAAATTTAGATCCTTCAGAAGAGAACACAGCTCCTAAAGTTGTACCTACGCCAGGTCTTGTTTGTATGACAACCCCTGGGTTTGCTGTAACACTCGGCGCTCTTCTTGCCACATTAATATGTTCTAGCGCTATGTCTGCcgtattatttttcaaactgCGGCCTATTTCAAAACTGAAGAAGAAAACCGCTGCGATTGCTACTCTACCACGGCCGCACCCGACGACAGGACCACATGTTATTTCTAAAAGTCGATTTTACTCGTAA